A DNA window from Actinomadura coerulea contains the following coding sequences:
- a CDS encoding beta-ketoacyl-[acyl-carrier-protein] synthase family protein — protein sequence MSGRPARPVAITGIGVLTPGAPGTSGFWETVTGGKPTFRTITVFDPGPYRSRMAAEIDFDAGRHGLTPRQRRRMDRAAQFAVVTAREAMAGCGLRPGDLDPARTGVVVGSAVGCTVSLEREYSVVSDSGRLAVVDPSYGSPHLPDYLVPTSLVREVAWDIGAEGPACVVSTGCTSGLDAVAHGVEIIREGAADVVLAGACEAPISPITVACFDAIRATSPDNDDPERACRPFDATRAGFVLGEGAAMLVLEDAAAARARGARVHAEIRGFASRSNAYHMTGLRPDGAEMAAAIRSALDEAEIPAEGVDYVNAHGSGTRQNDRHETAAFKLALGPEHAYRLPVSSIKSVVGHSLGAIGAIEVAASALAIEHDLVPPTANLRERDPECDLDYVPGTAREQRVDTVLTVGSGFGGFQSAMVLSAPGRWPG from the coding sequence ATGAGCGGGCGGCCCGCCCGCCCCGTGGCGATCACCGGGATCGGGGTCCTGACGCCGGGCGCTCCCGGGACGAGCGGCTTCTGGGAGACCGTCACCGGCGGCAAGCCCACCTTCCGCACGATCACCGTGTTCGATCCGGGGCCGTACCGGTCCCGGATGGCGGCGGAGATCGACTTCGACGCCGGAAGGCACGGGCTGACGCCCCGCCAGCGGCGCCGGATGGACCGCGCCGCCCAGTTCGCCGTCGTCACCGCGCGGGAGGCCATGGCCGGCTGCGGGCTCCGGCCCGGCGACCTCGACCCGGCCCGCACGGGCGTGGTCGTCGGCAGCGCGGTCGGCTGCACCGTCTCGCTCGAACGCGAGTACAGCGTGGTCAGCGACAGCGGCCGCCTGGCGGTGGTGGATCCGTCCTACGGCTCTCCGCACCTTCCCGACTACCTCGTTCCGACGTCCCTGGTCCGCGAGGTCGCCTGGGACATCGGCGCGGAGGGGCCCGCCTGCGTGGTGTCGACCGGATGCACCTCCGGCCTGGACGCCGTCGCGCACGGTGTCGAGATCATCCGCGAGGGCGCCGCGGACGTGGTGCTGGCGGGGGCGTGCGAGGCCCCCATCTCCCCGATCACGGTGGCCTGCTTCGACGCGATCCGGGCGACGTCCCCGGACAACGACGATCCCGAGCGGGCCTGCCGCCCCTTCGACGCCACCCGGGCGGGGTTCGTGCTCGGCGAGGGCGCGGCGATGCTGGTGCTGGAGGATGCCGCGGCGGCCCGCGCGCGGGGTGCGCGCGTGCACGCGGAGATCCGCGGGTTCGCGTCCCGGAGCAACGCCTACCACATGACCGGGCTGCGGCCCGACGGGGCCGAGATGGCCGCCGCGATCAGATCGGCGCTGGACGAGGCGGAGATCCCCGCCGAAGGCGTCGACTACGTCAACGCGCACGGGTCGGGCACCAGGCAGAACGACCGGCACGAGACGGCCGCCTTCAAACTCGCGCTCGGTCCTGAGCACGCCTACCGGCTGCCGGTCAGCTCCATCAAGTCGGTGGTGGGCCACTCGCTCGGGGCGATCGGCGCGATCGAGGTGGCGGCGAGCGCGCTGGCGATCGAGCACGACCTCGTCCCGCCCACCGCGAACCTGCGGGAACGCGACCCCGAATGCGACCTCGACTACGTCCCGGGGACGGCACGCGAGCAGCGGGTCGACACGGTGCTCACGGTCGGCAGCGGGTTCGGCGGCTTCCAGAGCGCGATGGTGCTCAGCGCCCCGGGAAGGTGGCCGGGATGA
- a CDS encoding ketosynthase chain-length factor — MTGAAAAAEDDQAVITGIGVVSPSGLGAERHWEATLTGRVAIGPITRFDPTGYPARLSGEVPGFVPRDHLPGRLLPQTDRLTQLALTAAEWAITDAGLSPSPEESLRYGVVLANSAGGFEFGENELRKLWSMGPKKVSAYQSYAWFYAVNTGQISIRHGLRGPCGVLVSGQAGGLDAIGQACRVLRKGAEAVLTGGFEAPVCSWGVTAMSAGRDAPTAPRLSAGDDPATAYRPFAADASGHVIAEGGAILVLEREGHARARGARHRYGRVAGYAATMDPPPGSSRPATLRNAAALALADAGLAPERIDVVFADAAGATMRDRAEAEALTGLFGAGGVPVTAPKAMTGRMSAGGAAVDVATCLLAMRDGMIPPTADVRPDPSYGLDLVTGRPRPARIGHALILARGEGGFNSALVLAACPRESPPAAGPPDERAPRALTGNDPRS; from the coding sequence ATGACGGGGGCCGCGGCGGCCGCCGAGGACGACCAGGCGGTCATCACCGGGATCGGCGTGGTGTCGCCGAGCGGCCTGGGCGCCGAGCGGCACTGGGAGGCGACCCTCACCGGCCGCGTCGCGATCGGTCCCATCACCCGGTTCGACCCGACCGGCTACCCGGCGCGTCTCTCCGGCGAGGTGCCGGGATTCGTCCCGCGCGACCACCTGCCGGGGCGGCTGCTGCCGCAGACCGACCGCCTCACCCAGCTGGCGCTGACCGCCGCCGAATGGGCGATCACCGACGCCGGGCTGTCGCCGTCCCCCGAGGAGTCGCTGCGGTACGGCGTGGTGCTGGCCAACTCGGCCGGCGGTTTCGAGTTCGGTGAGAACGAGCTGCGCAAGCTGTGGTCGATGGGCCCGAAGAAGGTCAGCGCGTACCAGTCGTACGCCTGGTTCTACGCGGTCAACACCGGCCAGATCTCCATCCGGCACGGGCTGCGCGGCCCGTGCGGGGTCCTCGTCAGCGGCCAGGCCGGGGGGCTGGACGCGATCGGGCAGGCGTGCCGCGTGCTGCGCAAGGGCGCCGAAGCCGTGCTGACCGGGGGGTTCGAGGCCCCGGTGTGCTCGTGGGGGGTGACCGCGATGTCGGCCGGACGGGACGCGCCGACCGCTCCGCGGCTGTCCGCCGGCGACGACCCGGCGACCGCCTACCGCCCCTTCGCCGCCGACGCGTCCGGCCATGTGATCGCCGAGGGCGGCGCGATCCTCGTCCTGGAGCGCGAGGGCCATGCCCGCGCCCGCGGCGCGAGGCACAGGTACGGGCGGGTCGCCGGGTACGCCGCCACGATGGACCCGCCGCCGGGGTCGAGCCGCCCGGCGACGCTGCGCAACGCCGCCGCGCTCGCCCTCGCCGACGCCGGCCTCGCCCCGGAGCGGATCGACGTGGTGTTCGCGGACGCCGCGGGCGCCACGATGCGCGACCGCGCCGAGGCGGAGGCTCTCACCGGGCTGTTCGGCGCCGGGGGCGTGCCGGTGACCGCGCCCAAGGCGATGACCGGGCGGATGTCGGCGGGCGGCGCCGCCGTCGACGTCGCGACCTGCCTGCTGGCCATGCGCGACGGGATGATCCCGCCGACCGCCGACGTCCGGCCCGACCCGTCCTACGGGCTCGACCTCGTCACCGGACGGCCCCGGCCCGCCCGCATCGGCCATGCGCTGATCCTGGCGCGCGGCGAGGGCGGGTTCAACAGCGCCCTCGTCCTGGCCGCCTGCCCCCGCGAGTCCCCGCCCGCGGCCGGACCACCTGATGAACGGGCTCCCCGCGCCCTTACCGGAAACGACCCGAGGAGCTGA
- a CDS encoding cupin domain-containing protein — translation MTALEAVKVRAREVEPNHRLGGSIRMLLSPGTARSTAGLMALLELQPGECVSEHYHPYTDEHVYVSDGRLVLAVNGAEQTVDARESVLIRRGARHRYENRSDRPVTAVLFLGPLAPSPDMGHVETAEPPGGGPPPSVDVRPSAAADAREPA, via the coding sequence GTGACCGCCCTCGAAGCCGTCAAGGTCCGCGCCCGCGAGGTCGAACCGAACCACCGGCTCGGCGGCAGCATCCGGATGCTCCTGTCGCCGGGCACGGCCCGGTCGACGGCCGGCCTCATGGCGCTGCTCGAACTCCAGCCGGGGGAGTGCGTGAGCGAGCACTACCATCCGTACACCGACGAGCACGTCTACGTCTCCGACGGGCGCCTCGTCCTCGCGGTCAACGGCGCCGAGCAGACCGTGGACGCCCGGGAGTCGGTGCTGATCCGGCGCGGTGCCCGGCACCGCTACGAGAACCGGAGCGACCGGCCGGTGACGGCCGTGCTGTTTCTCGGGCCGCTGGCCCCGAGCCCCGACATGGGGCATGTGGAGACCGCGGAGCCGCCCGGCGGCGGGCCACCGCCGTCGGTGGACGTGCGGCCGTCCGCGGCCGCGGACGCGCGGGAGCCGGCATGA
- a CDS encoding FGGY family carbohydrate kinase has protein sequence MIRERRRGVLSIDEGTTGTRAAVVLDDGGAAPAAYLPISVRSPDHLRVEQDGAEIWANTVRVCRTALERAAADRVEITGVSVSTQRATVLLWDAVTGEPLSPAVVWQDRRYAERLREWEPDWDERLAEGTGRPVGSRAPLLWAAEEVARNREARRAHERGRLVFGSIDTWLVWKLTRGARHVMSATNAVAAGAYDLRTGGWYGPWADFLGCPPDILPSVVDEDGDFGFTDPSVLGVRLPILSVMGDQHAAMVALGAHRPGQAMCVHGTGTFLDAVAGDRPPGHRDRVPGVLTLVAWRSRGVPLFSLEGYAATTGSAVRWLCEEIGLFESPRRLAELAAEHSGPSRVRFVPALAGLRTPVWAPEATGLLAGLSLSTTRAELARGVLDGFAHSVCDLLEGVEEAMGRPVTDLVCGGGLAASDVLMSAQADLIGRPVRRALAHETASLRGAAYLGGVRAGLWPDLASAVAGLGTAPVFEPSLPDGDRREARAAWRDLLARHIPDHSTKESTS, from the coding sequence ATGATCAGAGAGCGCCGGCGCGGCGTGCTGAGCATCGACGAGGGCACCACCGGTACCCGCGCCGCCGTCGTCCTCGACGACGGCGGCGCGGCACCGGCCGCGTACCTGCCGATCTCGGTGCGCTCCCCCGACCACCTGCGCGTGGAGCAGGACGGGGCGGAGATCTGGGCGAACACCGTCCGGGTCTGCCGGACGGCCCTGGAGCGGGCGGCCGCGGACCGGGTGGAGATCACGGGGGTGTCGGTCTCCACCCAGCGCGCGACCGTGCTGCTGTGGGACGCGGTGACCGGGGAGCCGCTCAGTCCCGCCGTGGTGTGGCAGGACCGCCGCTACGCCGAACGGCTGCGGGAGTGGGAGCCGGACTGGGACGAGCGCCTCGCCGAGGGCACCGGGCGGCCGGTCGGGTCCCGCGCCCCGCTGCTGTGGGCGGCGGAGGAGGTCGCCCGGAACCGGGAGGCGCGGCGGGCGCACGAGCGCGGCCGGCTGGTGTTCGGGTCGATCGACACCTGGCTGGTCTGGAAGCTCACCCGCGGCGCCCGGCACGTCATGTCCGCGACGAACGCGGTCGCCGCCGGCGCCTACGACCTGCGGACCGGCGGCTGGTACGGGCCCTGGGCGGACTTCCTCGGGTGCCCGCCCGACATCCTGCCGTCCGTCGTGGACGAGGACGGGGACTTCGGTTTCACCGACCCGTCCGTCCTCGGGGTGCGGCTGCCGATCCTGTCGGTCATGGGCGACCAGCACGCGGCGATGGTCGCGCTCGGCGCGCACCGGCCCGGCCAGGCGATGTGCGTGCACGGCACGGGCACCTTCCTGGACGCGGTCGCGGGCGACCGGCCGCCCGGCCACCGCGACCGGGTGCCCGGCGTGCTCACGCTGGTCGCCTGGCGCTCGCGGGGCGTGCCGCTGTTCAGCCTGGAGGGGTACGCCGCGACGACCGGCTCCGCCGTGCGCTGGCTCTGCGAGGAGATCGGGTTGTTCGAGTCGCCCCGGCGGCTGGCCGAACTGGCCGCGGAGCACTCGGGGCCGTCCCGCGTGCGGTTCGTGCCCGCGCTCGCGGGACTGCGCACGCCGGTCTGGGCGCCGGAGGCCACCGGGCTCCTCGCCGGGCTGAGCCTGTCCACCACCCGGGCGGAGCTCGCGCGGGGCGTCCTCGACGGATTCGCGCACTCGGTGTGCGACCTGCTGGAAGGCGTGGAGGAGGCCATGGGGCGGCCCGTCACCGACCTCGTCTGCGGCGGCGGTCTCGCGGCCAGCGACGTCCTGATGTCCGCCCAGGCGGACCTGATCGGGCGGCCGGTGCGCCGCGCCCTCGCCCACGAGACCGCCAGCCTGCGCGGCGCCGCCTACCTCGGCGGCGTGCGCGCGGGACTGTGGCCCGATCTCGCCTCGGCGGTCGCCGGGCTCGGCACCGCTCCGGTGTTCGAGCCCTCGCTCCCCGACGGCGACCGCCGGGAGGCCCGCGCCGCGTGGCGCGACCTGCTGGCCCGCCATATCCCCGACCACTCAACGAAGGAATCGACGTCGTGA
- a CDS encoding DUF4190 domain-containing protein: protein MTTPPPSDDVPNDSEPSPAWAPPDAAASPIIPPAPAPDVVPPAPAGRRTNRFAVIALATGLLGLAPVAVGFVIAALVQTGRRGEKGKGLAIGGLVASVAWAAAVALTLALLPADVNESSVREDGKVAVIAMRPGECFNEFEEGPAGMFVRRSPCSTPHQGEVGAEGELPNIPYPGEKEVAAGALTVCQERTDFLLGSQYGPDLKLHVAPPDENAWKNGRRAAKCVMLYAGSGRLPTSLDQTLETRSKDTSELLPGDCIRKWEDYGIHPLVPCNRVHQYEVFAVYTMHGDEYPGEEAVEEKVSEGCTKRARKVWGANPPNDIDDTAYVAPTEQSWGYGRRFVICLVEGSPEPLKRSVVPH from the coding sequence GTGACCACGCCACCTCCCTCTGACGACGTTCCGAACGACTCGGAGCCGTCCCCCGCCTGGGCTCCGCCCGATGCCGCCGCATCCCCGATCATTCCGCCCGCCCCTGCGCCGGACGTGGTCCCGCCCGCCCCCGCCGGGCGCCGGACGAACCGGTTCGCGGTCATCGCGCTGGCCACGGGGCTGCTCGGCCTGGCCCCGGTCGCGGTCGGCTTCGTCATCGCCGCGCTCGTCCAGACGGGCCGCCGCGGCGAGAAGGGCAAGGGCCTCGCCATCGGCGGACTCGTCGCCTCCGTCGCCTGGGCCGCCGCCGTCGCCCTGACGCTCGCCCTGCTGCCCGCGGACGTGAACGAATCGTCCGTACGCGAGGACGGAAAGGTGGCGGTCATCGCCATGCGGCCCGGTGAGTGCTTCAACGAGTTCGAGGAGGGACCTGCCGGCATGTTCGTGCGGCGGTCACCCTGCTCCACGCCTCATCAGGGAGAAGTCGGCGCTGAGGGGGAGCTGCCGAACATCCCGTATCCGGGGGAGAAGGAAGTGGCCGCAGGGGCGTTGACGGTCTGTCAGGAGCGCACCGACTTTCTACTGGGAAGCCAGTACGGCCCTGATCTGAAGCTCCATGTCGCGCCACCGGACGAGAACGCATGGAAGAACGGAAGGCGGGCCGCGAAATGCGTCATGCTCTACGCGGGCTCTGGGCGGCTTCCGACGTCCCTCGACCAGACCCTGGAAACGAGATCGAAAGACACTTCCGAGCTCTTGCCGGGTGACTGCATCAGGAAATGGGAAGACTACGGCATCCATCCCCTCGTCCCCTGCAACAGGGTGCATCAGTACGAGGTGTTCGCCGTCTACACGATGCACGGCGACGAGTACCCGGGGGAGGAGGCCGTGGAAGAAAAGGTGAGCGAAGGCTGCACCAAGCGTGCCCGCAAAGTCTGGGGGGCGAATCCCCCCAATGACATCGACGACACCGCCTACGTGGCCCCGACCGAGCAATCCTGGGGTTACGGGCGCCGATTCGTCATCTGCCTGGTCGAGGGCAGCCCTGAACCTCTGAAGCGTTCAGTGGTCCCGCACTGA
- a CDS encoding MFS transporter: MNDGPASTRTAVIRNAADAAGLIDTLTGLRGRANWIWFLALSGLFLDAYSNAALGAGLSPMVEQLDLSPTQVSVLTAMAPAIAIVSNPFGGWLAARIGRIRPLLMTKVIFGVGAVLTAVGSDFQTVFAGRALVGVAYGIDFAVAMALLAEYTPSSLKGRLNFWQGVWYMATTTNLALTLVFYKLDVGSDIWRWSVGSAVVFATALLVLQMAFLVESPTWLASKGRLRESAANLRRMYGMRAEEGPPETPQVREARHQVGIRDAGVLFRGAYLPRTVLSTVISLTQSMQYFAVGWYLPVISLELFGREFEKATAGSMAFNAVGIAGGCLSAYFGRRLGLRVSSAAGYAVVFVALLVMGATFKQLPIALAAALPVLFIFFHSAGPGPNGKSIAALSYRSDIRTLGTGVTGMLGSFGSVAGLYVFPQLQAAFGVGASLMVLSAVPLLGLVTCVIVKWDPTRAAVNLEEEPIRLERRETVPA; encoded by the coding sequence ATGAACGACGGCCCTGCGAGCACGAGAACGGCGGTCATCCGCAACGCGGCGGACGCGGCCGGTCTCATCGACACCCTCACCGGTCTGCGCGGCCGGGCGAACTGGATCTGGTTCCTGGCCCTGTCGGGCCTGTTCCTGGACGCCTACTCCAACGCGGCGCTGGGCGCGGGGCTGTCCCCCATGGTCGAGCAGCTGGACCTGTCGCCCACGCAGGTCAGCGTGCTCACCGCGATGGCCCCGGCCATCGCGATCGTCTCCAATCCCTTCGGCGGCTGGCTCGCCGCCCGGATCGGCCGGATCCGGCCCCTGCTGATGACGAAGGTCATCTTCGGGGTCGGCGCGGTCCTGACCGCGGTCGGCTCGGACTTCCAGACCGTCTTCGCCGGGCGGGCCCTGGTGGGCGTCGCCTACGGCATCGACTTCGCCGTGGCGATGGCGCTGCTCGCCGAGTACACCCCGTCCTCGCTCAAGGGCAGGCTCAACTTCTGGCAGGGCGTCTGGTACATGGCGACGACCACCAACCTCGCGCTCACGCTGGTGTTCTACAAGCTGGACGTCGGCTCCGACATCTGGCGGTGGTCGGTGGGGTCGGCGGTCGTCTTCGCGACCGCGCTGCTCGTCCTCCAGATGGCCTTCCTGGTGGAGAGCCCGACCTGGCTGGCGTCCAAGGGCCGGCTGCGGGAGAGCGCCGCGAACCTGCGCCGCATGTACGGGATGCGGGCGGAGGAGGGCCCGCCGGAGACGCCGCAGGTCCGGGAGGCGCGGCACCAGGTCGGCATCCGGGACGCCGGGGTCCTGTTCCGCGGCGCGTACCTGCCCCGGACCGTGCTGTCGACGGTGATCTCCCTGACCCAGTCCATGCAGTACTTCGCCGTCGGCTGGTACCTGCCGGTGATCAGCCTGGAGCTGTTCGGCCGGGAGTTCGAGAAGGCGACCGCGGGCTCGATGGCGTTCAACGCGGTCGGCATCGCCGGCGGATGCCTGTCGGCCTACTTCGGCCGCCGGCTCGGCCTGCGGGTGAGCTCGGCGGCGGGGTACGCCGTGGTGTTCGTGGCGCTGCTGGTCATGGGCGCGACGTTCAAGCAGCTCCCGATCGCGCTGGCCGCGGCGCTGCCGGTGCTGTTCATCTTCTTCCACTCCGCCGGCCCCGGCCCGAACGGCAAGTCGATCGCGGCGCTGTCGTACCGCAGCGACATCCGCACCCTCGGCACCGGCGTCACCGGGATGCTCGGCAGCTTCGGCTCCGTCGCGGGCCTGTACGTGTTCCCGCAGCTCCAGGCCGCTTTCGGGGTAGGCGCCAGCCTGATGGTGCTGTCGGCCGTGCCGCTGCTCGGCCTGGTCACCTGCGTGATCGTCAAGTGGGACCCGACGCGCGCCGCGGTGAACCTGGAGGAGGAGCCGATCCGGCTGGAGCGGCGCGAGACGGTGCCGGCCTGA
- a CDS encoding P-loop NTPase fold protein, whose protein sequence is MAVDKGEVAHDQHGVVGSMVNSVFRMIDSAPVKTASRDRGADLVLVTSDALFQEVEADLDTRGFERIAVRVKENNSTAWMRVYGEERGATAGSAVASDMHVGVGDINVYAQQAGPQVPVPFQLPAPTPDFVGREKALAGLDAALAQVLDGQPATVVIEGMAGVGKTALALRWAHQVRDRFPDGQLWADLGGTASDAETADSEQVLGDFLMALGVAREAVPEGLEARARLYRTMLHRKRVLVILDNAGDDAQVHALLPGESSSVTIVTTRNSLRGLLVRSGAQVIRLGVLGLDEGVALLESILGRGRVEADAEAAAELVRRCGYLPLALRIAAANLQLYQGDRISDAVRALIEEEAGGDRDGENTVRSAFGVSYRSLDDDVRRAFRLLSLVEGLDFTREATAALLGRGVAEAERLLDDLAKSNLIESVNPGRYRMHPLLLSYAKDEVRAEEGEASRRAAVHRYVEFVRRDAMPEAFVTRDFWTTDDRLAYRPYADAIAAFIRHADTRPPLTIGVKAPWGAGKTSLMRMVQQNLDPGAGADPIDIRLTPESRRMVGTLRRGRRRRSAKASEARVTNREVLDRAAGPDEDAPSPETARPGTGEAGAPGGADEALRAEAAPSDRIAERQWRPTVWFNPWIYQNGEQVWAGLAHEIITQVSSRMAVGDRERFWLRLNLRRVDREAVRRRCHRVLFERLLPLLAVWAIGVVVGVCGLLLAPVLPGIEEAVRFASGSVLGGGTLLLIGMAAAKVAGFLRSAVAGPAARLVKEPDLLAGGHKLLSAELSGSFDKLVPEPGYASRLGFLHLVQTDMKRVLDLVATPQRPLVVFVDDLDRCSPGTVAQVIEAINLFLAGEFPNCVFVLGMEPGAVAAHVEVAYQDLAGAHQQGRLPGDWSTLGWRFLEKIVQLSVSLPAPREDAELPRYVRTLLKLGAEDPPPRSAAGPGFVPSGTDDGPPVPDAAPAASPSAAEPSGSVSAGAGPQQSAARERGGDGRGARPSTPSRSDAGPGLTTAEAARLTRAIRDRAPTPGTLREAAIEAQREVTGVGEPLLPDTLSAAEEIFAELYSDAAAHEAITSALSVLATRNPREIKRFINLFRFYTFINELRRLHGEPAASGEQVAKLAAFAIRWPHLIALLGNAESARRPHPLAELESSARTQSQRDWAAALRRLLPTLVPANPTPSWCHDLQTFLVTGPEIGEVAAPLL, encoded by the coding sequence GTGGCAGTGGACAAAGGTGAGGTCGCACACGACCAGCACGGCGTGGTCGGGAGCATGGTGAACTCCGTCTTCCGGATGATCGACTCCGCGCCGGTCAAGACCGCGTCCCGGGACCGCGGGGCCGACCTCGTCCTGGTCACCTCCGATGCTCTCTTCCAAGAGGTGGAAGCGGACCTCGACACCCGCGGCTTCGAACGGATCGCGGTCCGGGTGAAGGAGAACAACAGCACCGCCTGGATGCGCGTCTACGGAGAAGAGCGCGGCGCCACGGCCGGCTCCGCGGTGGCGAGCGACATGCATGTCGGTGTCGGTGACATCAACGTCTACGCCCAACAGGCCGGTCCCCAGGTGCCTGTGCCCTTTCAACTGCCGGCCCCGACTCCTGACTTCGTAGGGCGCGAGAAAGCTCTGGCCGGTCTCGACGCGGCGCTCGCCCAGGTCCTGGACGGGCAACCGGCGACCGTGGTGATCGAGGGGATGGCGGGAGTCGGCAAGACCGCACTGGCCCTCCGATGGGCCCACCAGGTGCGCGACCGGTTTCCTGACGGTCAGTTATGGGCCGACCTCGGCGGTACTGCGTCGGATGCGGAGACCGCCGACTCCGAACAGGTTCTCGGGGACTTTCTGATGGCCTTGGGCGTGGCCAGAGAGGCCGTCCCCGAAGGCCTTGAGGCACGGGCCCGCCTGTACCGGACGATGCTGCATCGCAAGCGCGTGCTGGTCATCCTCGACAATGCCGGCGACGATGCGCAGGTCCACGCGCTTCTGCCGGGCGAATCGTCGTCGGTCACCATCGTGACCACCCGGAACAGCCTGCGCGGTCTGCTGGTCCGGAGCGGAGCCCAGGTGATACGGCTGGGGGTGCTCGGTCTCGACGAGGGCGTGGCCCTGCTGGAGTCGATCCTGGGTCGGGGCCGGGTGGAAGCCGATGCGGAGGCGGCCGCCGAACTCGTCCGCCGGTGCGGATACCTGCCTCTGGCGCTCCGCATCGCCGCCGCCAATCTGCAGCTGTACCAGGGCGACCGGATCTCCGATGCCGTCCGCGCGCTCATCGAGGAGGAGGCCGGCGGCGACCGCGACGGGGAGAACACCGTACGGTCCGCGTTCGGCGTCTCCTATCGCAGTCTGGACGACGACGTCCGCCGGGCCTTCCGGCTGCTCAGCCTCGTCGAGGGACTCGACTTCACGCGCGAGGCCACCGCGGCGCTGCTCGGGAGAGGGGTGGCGGAGGCCGAACGCCTGCTGGACGATCTGGCCAAGTCCAACCTCATCGAGTCGGTCAACCCCGGGCGCTACCGGATGCACCCGCTCCTGTTGAGCTACGCCAAGGACGAGGTGCGCGCCGAGGAGGGCGAGGCGTCACGGCGAGCGGCCGTCCACCGGTACGTGGAGTTCGTCCGCCGGGACGCCATGCCGGAGGCGTTCGTCACCCGGGACTTCTGGACCACCGACGACCGGCTCGCGTACCGCCCGTACGCGGATGCGATCGCCGCCTTCATCCGCCACGCCGACACCCGCCCCCCACTGACGATCGGCGTCAAGGCCCCGTGGGGCGCGGGCAAGACCTCGCTGATGAGGATGGTCCAGCAGAACCTCGACCCCGGCGCAGGCGCCGACCCGATCGATATCCGGCTCACCCCGGAGTCGCGGCGCATGGTCGGGACCCTCCGGCGGGGCCGCCGGAGGAGGTCCGCGAAGGCGTCCGAGGCGCGGGTGACCAACCGCGAGGTGCTCGACCGGGCGGCCGGACCGGACGAGGACGCCCCGTCCCCCGAAACGGCGCGGCCCGGCACCGGCGAGGCCGGGGCGCCGGGAGGCGCCGACGAGGCCCTGCGGGCCGAAGCGGCGCCCAGCGACCGGATCGCCGAGCGGCAGTGGCGGCCCACGGTCTGGTTCAACCCGTGGATCTACCAGAACGGCGAGCAGGTCTGGGCCGGGCTGGCGCACGAGATCATCACACAGGTCAGTTCCCGCATGGCCGTCGGCGACCGCGAACGCTTCTGGCTGCGGCTCAATCTCCGCCGCGTGGATCGCGAGGCCGTGCGCCGCCGCTGCCACCGTGTCCTGTTCGAGCGGCTTCTCCCGCTGCTGGCCGTCTGGGCGATCGGTGTGGTGGTCGGGGTCTGCGGCCTGCTCCTGGCACCGGTCCTGCCGGGCATCGAGGAGGCGGTGCGGTTCGCGTCCGGGAGCGTGCTCGGCGGCGGGACCCTTCTGCTCATCGGTATGGCCGCCGCCAAAGTGGCCGGATTCCTGCGGAGCGCGGTGGCCGGGCCGGCGGCCAGGCTCGTCAAGGAACCCGATCTGCTCGCCGGAGGCCACAAGCTGCTGTCGGCCGAGCTCAGCGGCTCGTTCGACAAGCTGGTGCCCGAACCCGGCTACGCGTCCAGGCTGGGCTTCCTGCACCTGGTCCAGACGGACATGAAGCGCGTCCTCGACCTGGTGGCCACACCGCAGCGGCCGCTGGTCGTCTTCGTCGACGACCTGGACCGCTGCTCTCCGGGCACGGTCGCCCAGGTGATCGAGGCCATCAACCTGTTCCTCGCGGGGGAGTTCCCCAACTGCGTCTTCGTGCTCGGGATGGAACCCGGAGCCGTGGCCGCCCATGTGGAGGTGGCCTATCAGGATCTGGCCGGCGCCCATCAGCAGGGACGGCTGCCCGGTGACTGGTCCACGCTCGGCTGGCGGTTCCTGGAGAAGATCGTTCAGCTGTCGGTCAGCCTTCCGGCCCCCCGCGAGGACGCGGAGCTTCCGCGGTACGTCCGCACCCTGCTCAAGCTGGGAGCCGAGGACCCGCCACCCCGGAGCGCCGCCGGACCGGGCTTCGTACCGTCAGGAACGGATGACGGCCCGCCCGTCCCGGACGCGGCCCCCGCGGCGTCGCCGTCCGCGGCCGAACCGAGCGGCTCCGTGTCCGCCGGGGCCGGGCCCCAGCAGAGTGCCGCCCGGGAGCGGGGCGGCGACGGTCGCGGAGCCCGGCCTTCCACGCCGTCGCGATCCGATGCCGGGCCGGGCCTCACGACCGCGGAGGCGGCGCGGCTGACCCGGGCGATACGCGATCGAGCGCCGACTCCCGGCACGCTGCGGGAGGCCGCGATCGAGGCGCAACGCGAGGTCACCGGAGTCGGCGAGCCGCTGCTGCCGGACACCCTCTCGGCCGCCGAGGAGATCTTCGCCGAGCTCTACAGCGACGCGGCCGCGCACGAGGCCATCACCTCCGCGCTGTCGGTCCTGGCCACCCGCAACCCGCGTGAGATCAAGCGCTTCATCAACCTCTTCCGCTTCTACACCTTCATCAACGAACTCCGTCGCCTGCACGGTGAGCCGGCGGCCTCCGGCGAGCAGGTCGCGAAGCTGGCCGCGTTCGCGATCCGCTGGCCTCACCTGATCGCTCTGCTCGGCAACGCCGAGTCGGCGCGCCGCCCGCACCCGCTGGCCGAGCTGGAGAGCAGCGCTCGCACGCAGAGCCAGCGGGACTGGGCCGCGGCGTTGCGCCGCCTGCTGCCGACCCTCGTCCCCGCCAACCCCACGCCATCCTGGTGCCACGACCTGCAGACCTTCCTCGTCACAGGCCCCGAGATCGGTGAGGTCGCCGCGCCGTTGCTGTGA